From Aquisalimonas asiatica, the proteins below share one genomic window:
- the fghA gene encoding S-formylglutathione hydrolase — translation MSEALELVSATKSFGGWLKRYRHQSRTLGCEMIFAIYLPPQAQDGTVPLLWWLSGLTCTDENFMQKAGAHRVAAELGMAIVCPDTSPRGTELPGEDESYDFGSGAGFYINATREPWSRHYHMYDYVTRELPELVQANFPLNGQESISGHSMGGHGAFICALKNPGRYASVSAFAPIANPVNCPWGEKAFSGYLGEDRDQWKNWDTVELIRAHGFDQGLLVDQGDADNFLKDGQLRPEALEEACAAAGVQLTLRLQPGYDHSYFFIATFIEDHLRYHARHLGV, via the coding sequence ATGTCGGAAGCGCTGGAGCTGGTGTCGGCCACCAAGAGTTTTGGTGGCTGGCTGAAGCGGTATCGCCATCAGTCCCGCACACTGGGCTGCGAGATGATCTTCGCCATCTACCTGCCGCCCCAGGCGCAGGATGGCACCGTGCCGCTGCTGTGGTGGCTGTCGGGGCTGACCTGCACTGACGAGAACTTCATGCAGAAGGCCGGGGCGCACCGGGTAGCGGCGGAGCTGGGCATGGCCATCGTGTGTCCGGATACGAGCCCCCGGGGGACGGAGCTGCCGGGTGAAGACGAGAGCTATGATTTCGGCTCTGGAGCCGGTTTCTACATCAACGCCACCCGCGAGCCGTGGAGCCGGCATTACCACATGTACGACTACGTCACCCGGGAGTTGCCGGAGCTGGTGCAGGCGAATTTCCCGCTGAACGGGCAGGAGTCCATCAGCGGGCACTCCATGGGCGGTCACGGTGCCTTCATCTGTGCCCTGAAGAATCCGGGGCGTTACGCGTCGGTATCGGCGTTCGCGCCCATCGCCAACCCGGTGAACTGCCCCTGGGGGGAGAAGGCGTTCAGTGGCTACCTGGGCGAGGATCGTGACCAGTGGAAGAACTGGGATACCGTTGAACTCATCCGTGCGCACGGATTTGATCAGGGACTGCTCGTGGATCAGGGGGATGCGGACAATTTCCTGAAGGATGGTCAGCTCCGTCCCGAGGCGCTGGAAGAGGCCTGCGCGGCGGCCGGTGTGCAGCTGACGCTGCGGCTCCAGCCAGGCTACGATCACTCCTACTTCTTCATCGCGACCTTCATCGAGGACCATCTGCGCTATCACGCCCGGCACCTGGGCGTGTAG
- a CDS encoding SulP family inorganic anion transporter: MLSDVMKRGAGSFRRTWLFNVRGDLVAGIVVALALIPEAIAFSIIAGVDPKVGLYASFCIAVVIAFTGGRPGMISAATGAMALLMVTIVTDHGVEYLFAATILTGVLQIIFGWLKLARYMMFIPRTVMLGFVNALAILIFMAQIPHFVGHGMPTYLMVAAGLAILYGFPYINRTIPPPLIAIVVLTGAAIYFNMPLKTVGDMGDLPDGMPFLSIPMVPLTFETLQIILPVALTLTIVGLLESLLTASIVDDLTDTPSKKNVECRGQGIANITSGFFGGMAGCAMIGQSVINVKSGGLGRLSTLAAGVYLMFFIMVLGDLVSMIPMPALVAVMIMVSIGTFDWTSIGMLRKMPRTDAFVLIVTVVTVVVTHDLAKGVFAGVLLSAIFFVRKLARQIRVTPEDSDDGQHRTYRVRGVLFFVAVDNFMAGFDYTAAVPRVTIDLTGATLWDSSAVGAVDKVVGKLRRNGVEVDVVHPEGQGAKLMDDLAAYDDTGAGEPGH, translated from the coding sequence ATGCTGTCTGATGTAATGAAGCGGGGCGCGGGTTCATTCCGTCGCACGTGGTTGTTCAATGTCCGTGGGGACCTGGTCGCGGGCATCGTGGTTGCGCTTGCGCTGATTCCCGAGGCAATTGCGTTCTCCATCATCGCCGGTGTCGACCCGAAAGTCGGGCTCTATGCGTCGTTCTGCATTGCCGTGGTGATCGCGTTCACCGGCGGCAGGCCCGGGATGATCTCGGCCGCAACCGGAGCGATGGCGCTGTTGATGGTCACCATCGTGACGGATCATGGCGTTGAGTACCTGTTTGCGGCGACCATACTGACCGGCGTCCTGCAGATCATCTTCGGCTGGCTCAAGCTTGCGCGCTACATGATGTTCATTCCGCGCACGGTGATGCTGGGCTTCGTGAACGCCCTGGCGATTCTGATCTTCATGGCGCAGATCCCGCATTTCGTCGGTCATGGAATGCCCACGTACCTGATGGTGGCCGCCGGTCTGGCGATTCTCTACGGGTTTCCCTACATCAACCGCACCATTCCGCCCCCGCTCATCGCCATCGTGGTACTGACCGGCGCGGCCATCTATTTCAACATGCCGTTGAAGACCGTCGGCGACATGGGGGATCTGCCGGACGGGATGCCGTTTCTGAGCATTCCCATGGTGCCGCTCACCTTCGAGACCCTGCAGATCATTCTTCCGGTTGCCCTGACGCTGACCATTGTCGGGTTGCTCGAGTCACTGCTCACGGCGTCCATCGTCGATGATCTCACCGACACGCCCAGCAAGAAGAATGTGGAGTGCCGGGGACAGGGTATTGCCAACATCACCTCCGGTTTCTTCGGTGGTATGGCGGGCTGCGCGATGATCGGCCAGTCCGTGATCAACGTGAAGTCCGGGGGGCTGGGGCGATTGTCGACCCTGGCGGCCGGTGTGTACCTGATGTTCTTCATCATGGTGCTCGGCGACCTGGTGTCCATGATTCCCATGCCGGCTCTGGTGGCCGTGATGATCATGGTCTCCATCGGTACATTCGACTGGACGTCCATTGGCATGCTGCGGAAGATGCCGCGCACCGATGCGTTCGTGCTGATCGTCACCGTGGTGACCGTGGTGGTGACGCACGATCTCGCAAAGGGGGTCTTCGCCGGCGTGTTGCTGAGCGCAATCTTCTTCGTGCGCAAACTGGCCCGCCAGATCCGCGTGACGCCAGAGGACAGCGACGATGGCCAGCACCGGACGTACCGCGTGCGAGGGGTGTTGTTCTTCGTGGCCGTCGACAATTTCATGGCCGGTTTCGATTACACTGCGGCGGTGCCGAGAGTGACCATCGACCTGACCGGTGCCACCCTCTGGGACAGCTCCGCCGTGGGGGCGGTGGACAAGGTCGTCGGCAAGCTGCGCCGTAACGGCGTTGAAGTCGATGTGGTGCACCCCGAAGGCCAGGGTGCCAAACTCATGGATGATCTCGCTGCTTATGATGACACTGGAGCGGGCGAACCGGGCCACTGA
- a CDS encoding HIT family protein: MTVFAIHEQLQADCHVLGGYGACSVLLHRNGSLPWYIVVPETRALELDELSDAERIAVDGVTDALARFIKGFHRCERTNVAAIGNRVPQLHVHVVGRWQGDPCWPDPVWGNLPDAPPRSEAQLQAIRSALTEALPA, encoded by the coding sequence ATGACAGTGTTCGCCATTCATGAACAGCTGCAGGCCGATTGTCACGTCCTTGGTGGCTACGGGGCCTGCAGCGTTCTGCTTCACCGTAACGGCAGTCTGCCCTGGTACATTGTCGTCCCCGAGACCCGGGCGCTGGAGCTCGATGAACTCTCCGACGCGGAACGGATCGCCGTTGACGGCGTCACTGATGCCCTGGCGCGGTTCATCAAGGGGTTTCACCGGTGCGAGCGCACCAACGTGGCTGCCATTGGCAACCGGGTGCCGCAACTGCATGTGCACGTGGTCGGGCGCTGGCAGGGAGACCCCTGCTGGCCGGACCCTGTATGGGGTAACCTGCCGGATGCGCCACCCCGCTCGGAGGCACAGCTCCAGGCCATCCGGTCGGCGCTGACGGAGGCACTGCCCGCCTGA
- a CDS encoding complex I subunit 5 family protein: MSMVLLLIPALPALLALGALSGHLGGRGVPASVTLTAALAGGFAIVGADPVHLDWLLLGTTLGLGSTAQALLGAAAILWTAAAIAARRLFDGDTGPRFGMCFLLTFAGNLGVIVVQDLAGFYLAFAVMTFAAYGLVVHDESREAVRAGRIYLILSIAGEALLLGGIFMLAAEVGNPAASAIPAAYEELTQPQVVGGLLLAGFAVKMGIAPLHVWLPLAHPAAPVPASAVLSGIIVKGGLLGWLQFVPAGDPALALPGNALTALGLVSAFGAALIGCFQSRAKTVLAYSTISQMGLLAVPVGLLVAGHGDAGLLLPAITLFALHHALNKGALFLAMDQIKHGRRAVALITALPAIALVGVPVASGLIAKGAVKSALPEPFALALTLTAITTALLLIRFLCLIWPGRNASPRALEPVPFLIWLVVVLLGQALPWLYANADDRAYALAPGTLWDGLWPVAIAVVVAGLASEVLKRWPSLPEGDVVSPVERGLRRLYRGVVRRHRQLGDRLRPNRERLAALPAHRLPQHIPEPGIPWVGALILVMTLVLALLYGIPVGVLS; this comes from the coding sequence ATGAGCATGGTGTTGCTGCTGATCCCGGCGCTGCCCGCACTGCTGGCACTGGGCGCCCTGTCCGGCCACCTGGGCGGCCGTGGCGTGCCCGCGAGCGTCACGCTCACTGCGGCGCTGGCCGGCGGGTTCGCCATCGTCGGTGCCGACCCGGTACACCTGGACTGGTTGCTGCTGGGCACGACCCTCGGGCTAGGGTCCACGGCCCAGGCCCTTCTTGGCGCTGCGGCGATTCTGTGGACTGCCGCAGCCATCGCTGCCCGGCGGCTGTTTGACGGCGACACAGGCCCCCGGTTCGGCATGTGTTTCCTGCTGACATTCGCCGGGAATCTCGGCGTGATCGTGGTCCAGGACCTGGCGGGGTTCTACCTCGCCTTCGCCGTCATGACCTTTGCCGCCTATGGCCTGGTGGTGCACGACGAAAGCCGGGAAGCCGTGCGGGCAGGCCGCATCTACCTGATTCTGTCCATCGCCGGTGAGGCGCTGCTGCTGGGCGGCATCTTCATGCTCGCCGCCGAGGTGGGCAACCCGGCGGCGTCGGCAATCCCCGCTGCCTACGAGGAGCTGACGCAGCCCCAGGTGGTCGGTGGCCTGCTGCTGGCCGGCTTCGCAGTGAAGATGGGGATCGCACCGCTGCACGTCTGGTTGCCACTGGCGCACCCGGCAGCGCCGGTGCCGGCCAGCGCGGTGCTGTCCGGCATCATCGTCAAGGGTGGATTACTGGGCTGGCTGCAGTTCGTCCCGGCAGGCGACCCGGCCCTGGCGCTGCCTGGTAACGCGCTGACCGCGCTGGGTCTGGTCAGCGCGTTCGGAGCAGCGCTCATCGGCTGCTTCCAGTCCCGGGCCAAGACCGTTCTCGCCTACTCCACCATCAGTCAGATGGGCCTGCTGGCCGTCCCGGTCGGCCTGCTGGTGGCCGGACACGGGGACGCGGGGCTGCTGCTCCCGGCGATCACCCTGTTCGCGCTGCACCATGCCCTGAACAAGGGCGCCCTGTTTCTCGCCATGGACCAGATCAAGCATGGCCGCAGGGCAGTGGCATTGATCACCGCCCTGCCGGCAATCGCCCTGGTCGGTGTGCCGGTCGCCTCCGGGCTGATCGCCAAGGGGGCGGTGAAGTCCGCCCTTCCGGAGCCGTTCGCCCTGGCGCTGACGCTGACCGCCATCACCACGGCCCTGCTGCTGATCCGGTTCCTGTGCCTGATCTGGCCCGGACGCAATGCGTCCCCCCGGGCCCTGGAGCCGGTGCCGTTCCTGATCTGGTTAGTGGTGGTCCTGCTGGGCCAGGCACTGCCGTGGCTGTACGCGAACGCGGATGACCGCGCCTACGCGCTCGCACCCGGAACACTGTGGGACGGGCTATGGCCCGTCGCCATCGCCGTGGTCGTGGCCGGCCTGGCGTCGGAAGTGCTCAAACGCTGGCCAAGCCTGCCGGAAGGAGACGTGGTATCACCGGTGGAGCGGGGCTTGCGCCGCCTCTACCGCGGCGTTGTCCGCAGGCACCGGCAGCTCGGTGATCGCCTGCGCCCGAATCGCGAGCGCCTGGCCGCCCTGCCCGCCCACCGGTTACCGCAGCACATCCCGGAACCCGGCATCCCCTGGGTCGGTGCCCTGATCCTCGTGATGACACTGGTGCTCGCGCTGCTCTACGGTATTCCGGTCGGCGTGCTGTCCTGA
- a CDS encoding complex I subunit 5 family protein, producing MSWLYTAMPLWVLLISVATATAVFASGEQWQRLRTTLNLGGAVAKLVLIGIMLWGVDQGHEFVVRLTLLPALDLDLVLQADALSMLFATLSAMLWLVTTVYAIAYLEDAPDRARFFGFFSLCVTATMGIAMAGNLFTFFVFYELLTLATWPLVVHRGTEKAMAAGRSYLMYTLVGSAIFLVGIVALYLLDGPSDFVAGGELQHLGDTHGTTLTIIFVMLMIGIGVKAALVPLHGWLPTAMVAPAPVSALLHAVAVVKAGAFGIIRVVYDVYGVTLTQELALGLGLAIAASVTIIYGSLRAIWQTDLKRRLAFSTVSQVSYIALGVGLGSPMATIGGLVHLVHQGLMKITLFFCAGNYAETHHIHSIHELDGIGRRMPWTTTMFTLGAFGMIGVPPMAGFISKWYLGMGAVEADYLWVIPVLIASTVLNAIYFLPLVHRAWFRPPPSDQSHRHEAAAGLLWPTLFVGFASVGVGLFAAFAWSPLGWVELIVEREYSP from the coding sequence ATGAGCTGGCTGTATACCGCCATGCCTCTCTGGGTCCTGCTGATCTCCGTGGCAACGGCCACGGCCGTGTTCGCCAGCGGTGAACAGTGGCAACGCCTGCGCACCACACTCAATCTGGGCGGTGCGGTGGCCAAGCTGGTGCTGATCGGCATCATGCTCTGGGGGGTGGATCAGGGACACGAGTTCGTGGTCCGGCTGACCCTGCTGCCGGCGCTCGACCTGGACCTGGTGCTCCAGGCCGATGCGCTGAGCATGCTGTTCGCGACCCTGTCGGCGATGCTCTGGCTGGTCACCACCGTCTACGCCATCGCCTACCTGGAGGACGCGCCCGACAGGGCCCGCTTCTTCGGCTTCTTCAGCCTGTGCGTCACCGCCACCATGGGCATTGCCATGGCAGGCAACCTGTTCACGTTCTTCGTGTTCTACGAGCTGCTCACGCTCGCCACCTGGCCGCTGGTGGTGCACCGGGGGACGGAAAAGGCCATGGCCGCCGGCCGCAGTTACCTCATGTACACCCTGGTGGGCAGTGCGATCTTCCTCGTGGGCATCGTCGCCCTTTACCTCCTGGACGGCCCCAGTGACTTTGTTGCCGGCGGCGAGCTGCAGCATCTGGGTGACACCCATGGCACGACCCTGACGATCATCTTCGTGATGCTGATGATCGGCATCGGCGTCAAGGCGGCGCTGGTGCCGCTGCACGGCTGGCTGCCCACCGCCATGGTCGCGCCGGCACCGGTCAGCGCCCTGTTACACGCCGTTGCCGTGGTCAAGGCCGGCGCGTTCGGCATCATCCGGGTGGTCTACGACGTCTACGGCGTCACGCTGACACAGGAGCTGGCCCTGGGCCTGGGTCTTGCAATCGCGGCGTCCGTGACCATCATCTACGGATCGCTGCGCGCCATCTGGCAGACGGACCTCAAGCGCCGCCTGGCGTTCTCTACGGTCAGCCAGGTGTCCTACATTGCACTGGGCGTGGGCCTGGGCAGCCCCATGGCCACCATCGGCGGTCTGGTGCACCTGGTGCATCAGGGGCTGATGAAGATCACGCTCTTCTTCTGCGCGGGCAACTACGCGGAGACCCACCATATCCACTCCATCCACGAGCTGGATGGCATCGGCCGCCGCATGCCCTGGACCACCACCATGTTCACCCTGGGCGCGTTCGGCATGATCGGCGTGCCACCCATGGCCGGATTCATCAGCAAGTGGTATCTGGGCATGGGCGCGGTGGAGGCGGACTACCTCTGGGTCATTCCGGTGCTGATTGCCAGCACCGTCCTGAACGCCATTTACTTCCTGCCGCTTGTGCACCGGGCCTGGTTCCGGCCGCCGCCGTCGGACCAGTCCCACCGCCATGAGGCCGCGGCAGGGCTGCTCTGGCCAACCCTGTTCGTGGGCTTCGCATCGGTGGGCGTGGGGCTGTTCGCCGCATTCGCCTGGAGTCCGCTGGGCTGGGTGGAACTCATCGTCGAGCGGGAGTACTCGCCATGA
- a CDS encoding LysR substrate-binding domain-containing protein has protein sequence MQHWDRIEAFVEVVRRGSFAEAARHLSVSSSHVSRLVARLETQLSTQLLYRTTRQLKLTDAGEVYFDHCAHLFDGFQEALQAIGDYQRRPTGVLRVTCAATFGERYIAPLVNAFLQQHPQLTVNQEFTNRRVDIVNEGFDVAIRAGALPDSSLIARRLCSRREYVVGSVDYFQRYPQPHTLEELAGHNCLLGSADHWQFDMDGQHRHLRVHGNWRGNSGVALLDAVQRGLGLAQLPDYYVQSGLAEGRLMSVLDQYACTHTAVWVVYPRHRHLSPKVRQFVDFLVDNIDTVGAA, from the coding sequence ATGCAGCACTGGGATCGTATCGAGGCTTTCGTGGAAGTGGTCCGGCGGGGGTCGTTTGCCGAGGCCGCCCGGCACCTGAGCGTCTCAAGCTCCCATGTGAGCCGCCTGGTGGCGCGCCTGGAAACCCAGCTGAGTACACAGCTGCTCTACCGCACCACCCGGCAGCTCAAGCTCACTGACGCCGGCGAAGTGTATTTCGACCACTGCGCACACCTCTTCGACGGCTTCCAGGAAGCGCTCCAGGCCATCGGCGACTACCAGCGCCGCCCGACCGGGGTACTGCGCGTGACCTGCGCCGCCACTTTCGGCGAACGCTACATCGCCCCGCTGGTCAACGCGTTCCTGCAGCAGCACCCGCAACTGACCGTGAACCAGGAATTCACCAACCGGCGCGTGGATATCGTCAACGAGGGGTTCGACGTGGCCATCCGTGCCGGCGCCCTGCCAGACTCGTCGCTGATCGCCCGCCGCCTGTGCAGCCGCCGCGAATACGTGGTCGGCTCCGTGGACTACTTCCAGCGTTATCCACAGCCCCACACCCTGGAGGAGCTGGCCGGGCACAACTGTCTGCTCGGGTCCGCCGATCACTGGCAGTTCGACATGGATGGCCAGCACCGGCATTTGCGCGTGCACGGCAACTGGCGAGGGAACTCGGGGGTGGCGTTACTGGATGCGGTTCAGCGGGGGCTCGGCCTGGCACAGCTTCCGGACTACTACGTCCAGTCGGGCCTGGCTGAAGGTCGCCTGATGTCGGTGCTGGACCAGTACGCCTGCACCCACACCGCCGTATGGGTGGTCTACCCGCGCCACCGCCATCTCTCCCCCAAGGTCCGTCAGTTCGTGGATTTTCTGGTGGACAACATCGACACCGTCGGGGCGGCATGA
- a CDS encoding bifunctional allantoicase/(S)-ureidoglycine aminohydrolase → MMVERSYYAPKGGLPPQTQLLSDRAVFTEAYAVIPKGVLRDIVASYLPFWEETRLWVLSRPLSGFAETFSQYIMEVGPGGGSDRPEQQAGVEGVLFLVEGELTLTLEGATHVMRPGGYAFIPPDSNWSVRNHGAEPVRFHWIRKAYEYVDGLGVPEGFVTNENDIEPTPMPDTDGRWATTRFVDPADLRHDMHVTVVTFQPGGVIPFDEMHVMEHGLYVLEGKGVYHLNQDWVEVEAGDYMWLRAFCPQACYAGGPGPFRYLLYKDVNRHMTLGRPGG, encoded by the coding sequence ATGATGGTAGAGCGAAGCTACTACGCCCCGAAAGGCGGGCTACCACCGCAGACGCAGCTGCTGTCCGATCGCGCGGTGTTCACCGAGGCGTACGCCGTCATCCCCAAGGGCGTCCTGCGGGACATTGTTGCCAGTTACCTGCCGTTCTGGGAGGAGACGCGGTTGTGGGTGCTCTCGCGGCCGTTGTCCGGCTTCGCGGAGACGTTCTCCCAGTACATCATGGAGGTCGGTCCCGGCGGTGGCAGCGACCGGCCGGAGCAGCAGGCCGGTGTCGAAGGCGTGCTGTTCCTGGTGGAAGGCGAGCTCACCCTGACCCTCGAGGGTGCCACCCATGTGATGCGTCCCGGTGGCTATGCCTTCATCCCGCCGGACAGTAACTGGTCGGTGCGCAACCACGGTGCAGAGCCTGTCCGCTTCCACTGGATTCGTAAGGCGTATGAATACGTGGACGGTCTGGGCGTGCCGGAAGGTTTCGTCACCAACGAGAACGACATCGAGCCCACGCCGATGCCGGACACGGATGGTCGCTGGGCGACCACGCGCTTCGTGGACCCGGCCGATCTGCGGCACGACATGCACGTCACCGTCGTGACGTTCCAGCCGGGGGGCGTGATTCCCTTCGACGAGATGCACGTGATGGAACACGGCCTGTACGTGCTCGAAGGCAAGGGTGTCTATCACCTGAACCAGGACTGGGTGGAAGTGGAGGCCGGAGACTACATGTGGCTGCGTGCTTTCTGTCCACAGGCCTGCTATGCGGGCGGCCCCGGCCCGTTCCGTTATCTGCTGTACAAGGACGTGAACCGGCATATGACCCTGGGGCGTCCCGGCGGCTGA
- a CDS encoding S-(hydroxymethyl)glutathione dehydrogenase/class III alcohol dehydrogenase codes for MKSRAAVALEAGKPLVLEEIDVDGPKKGEVLVQIKATSVCHTDAYTLSGADPEGLFPSVLGHEGAGIVQEVGEGVKSLQPGDHVIPLYTAECGECKFCRSGKTNLCGAVRATQGKGVMPDGTSRFSLNGKSLHHYMGCSTFSEYTVLPEVSLAKVSKEAPMDKICLLGCGVTTGIGAVRNTAKVEPGSTVAVFGLGAIGLAVIQGAQMAGAERIIAIDVNPDKFQLARQFGATEFVNPKDYSDPIQQVIVDMTDGGVDYSFECIGNVNVMRSALECCHKGWGESVIIGVAGAGEEISTRPFQLVTGRVWKGSAFGGVKGRSELPGYVDDYMNGRIMIDEFITHDMPFDQINEAFELLHAGKSIRTVLHY; via the coding sequence ATGAAATCCCGTGCCGCCGTAGCACTGGAGGCAGGCAAGCCGCTGGTGCTGGAAGAGATCGACGTGGACGGCCCGAAAAAGGGTGAAGTCCTGGTACAGATCAAGGCCACCAGTGTCTGTCACACGGACGCGTACACACTCTCCGGTGCCGACCCGGAAGGCCTGTTTCCCTCGGTGTTGGGCCACGAGGGTGCAGGTATCGTCCAGGAAGTGGGGGAAGGGGTAAAGAGCCTCCAGCCGGGCGACCATGTCATCCCCCTCTACACGGCCGAATGTGGTGAGTGCAAATTCTGCCGTTCGGGCAAGACCAACCTCTGCGGCGCCGTGCGCGCCACCCAGGGCAAGGGCGTGATGCCGGACGGTACGTCCCGGTTCTCGCTCAATGGCAAGTCGCTGCATCATTACATGGGGTGCTCCACGTTCAGCGAGTACACCGTTCTGCCGGAAGTCTCGCTGGCGAAGGTCTCGAAAGAGGCACCCATGGACAAGATCTGCCTGCTTGGTTGCGGGGTGACCACCGGTATCGGCGCGGTGCGGAACACGGCCAAAGTGGAGCCGGGCTCCACGGTGGCGGTGTTCGGCCTCGGCGCCATCGGGCTGGCCGTGATCCAGGGGGCGCAGATGGCCGGGGCCGAGCGCATCATCGCCATCGATGTGAACCCGGACAAGTTCCAGCTGGCACGGCAGTTCGGGGCCACGGAGTTCGTCAACCCGAAGGACTACAGCGACCCCATCCAGCAGGTGATCGTCGACATGACCGATGGCGGGGTCGATTACTCCTTCGAGTGCATCGGTAATGTCAACGTCATGCGGTCGGCGCTGGAATGCTGCCACAAGGGGTGGGGCGAGTCGGTGATCATCGGCGTCGCCGGCGCCGGCGAGGAGATTTCCACACGGCCGTTCCAGCTGGTCACCGGGCGGGTCTGGAAAGGCTCTGCGTTCGGCGGCGTGAAAGGGCGCAGCGAGCTGCCCGGGTACGTGGATGACTACATGAACGGTCGCATCATGATCGACGAGTTCATCACCCACGACATGCCGTTCGACCAGATCAACGAAGCCTTTGAACTGTTGCACGCAGGCAAGAGTATTCGCACCGTCCTGCACTATTGA
- the csrA gene encoding carbon storage regulator CsrA, producing MLILTRRVGETLMIGDEVTVTVLGVKGNQVRIGVNAPRNVSVHREEIYERIQHENEDEEGAPGSN from the coding sequence ATGCTGATTCTGACCAGGCGAGTAGGTGAGACGCTGATGATCGGTGACGAAGTGACCGTGACCGTTCTTGGCGTCAAGGGTAACCAGGTGCGCATTGGCGTCAATGCGCCCCGGAACGTCTCCGTGCATCGTGAGGAGATCTATGAGCGGATCCAGCACGAGAACGAGGACGAGGAGGGCGCACCCGGAAGTAATTGA
- a CDS encoding Crp/Fnr family transcriptional regulator, with protein MTTADVSAQLRQQPFFADLNEATIQELSQRAATLTLSRGDVLFRQGEVSDVFYLVTSGEILIEIPAISGPALEIQRLTEGQILGWSWLIPPYKWTFQARAESDTELLTFDGAAILAHCEEDPAFGYAVLKKFSALMSERLEAARRRMMDEWNPPGFA; from the coding sequence ATGACAACCGCCGATGTCTCCGCCCAGCTCCGTCAGCAGCCGTTCTTCGCCGACCTGAATGAGGCAACCATCCAGGAGCTGAGCCAACGCGCTGCAACTCTCACCCTGTCGCGGGGGGACGTCCTGTTCCGGCAGGGCGAGGTCTCCGATGTCTTCTACCTGGTCACCAGCGGCGAGATTCTCATCGAGATTCCCGCTATTTCGGGTCCGGCGCTGGAGATCCAGCGATTGACCGAGGGCCAGATTCTCGGGTGGTCCTGGCTGATCCCGCCCTACAAGTGGACGTTCCAGGCGCGCGCCGAGTCCGACACGGAACTCCTGACCTTCGACGGCGCCGCCATTCTCGCGCACTGTGAAGAGGACCCTGCATTCGGCTATGCCGTGCTGAAGAAGTTCTCGGCGCTGATGTCGGAGCGGCTGGAAGCGGCACGCCGCCGCATGATGGACGAGTGGAACCCGCCCGGGTTCGCTTAG
- a CDS encoding universal stress protein, producing the protein MLKRILVPVNFSTASARAVAVARDFRPETTTLRLLYVVGPSEIAQATADPSINPMHARDERSKAEAAAREKLNEWVREGEEVAVEVGSAAEKVSAHADQWGADLIAMGTRGRSGLQQFLHGSATEWLVRHAKQPVLVVHDVDLDPEQAAHLPPMD; encoded by the coding sequence ATGCTGAAACGTATCCTGGTGCCCGTGAACTTCTCGACTGCTTCGGCACGTGCTGTGGCCGTGGCCCGCGACTTCCGCCCCGAGACAACCACCCTGCGCCTGCTTTACGTGGTCGGTCCCAGCGAGATCGCCCAGGCCACCGCGGACCCGTCAATCAACCCCATGCACGCCAGAGACGAGCGCAGCAAGGCGGAAGCCGCCGCCCGCGAGAAACTGAACGAATGGGTCCGCGAGGGCGAAGAGGTCGCCGTGGAAGTGGGCAGTGCCGCCGAGAAGGTCAGCGCCCACGCCGACCAATGGGGCGCCGACCTGATCGCCATGGGCACCCGCGGGCGTAGCGGCCTGCAGCAGTTCCTGCACGGTTCGGCCACGGAGTGGCTAGTGCGCCATGCCAAGCAGCCCGTTCTCGTGGTTCACGACGTGGACCTGGACCCCGAACAGGCCGCTCACCTGCCCCCCATGGACTAA